The candidate division KSB1 bacterium DNA segment CAGCACGCGGGTTATCGCATAAACGAGCCGGGGTGCAGCATGTGTCTCGGCATCGCCAGTGACCGTGCCTTGCCAGGTGAAATTTGGCTCTCCTCGCAGAATCGAAATTTCCACAACCGCATGGGCAAGGGCAGCATCGCGTGGCTCGCTTCCGCACCGACGGTGGCGGCCTCGTCGTTTGATATGAAAATCACCGACCCACGGCCGTTGCTGGCGCAAATCGACCGCGCCAAATGGCAGCGCCTCGTCGCGCCGAAATCGGGATTGCCGGCAGTCGTGCTTACCAAACCGCAGCCAAATTACTCCGCCCATGCGGGGCCACGGGCAAGCGGCAATGGCAAAATGCAACACGTGCTGATTGCGGGTAAAGCACAAATCTTTGGCGACAACATTGACACCGACGCGATCATCGCCGGCGAGTTCTGCCATCTCTCGGACTTGAAAGAAATCGGCGCGAAGGCGTTTTATCATTTCCGTCCGGATTTTGTGAAACGTGTGCAAGCGGGCGAGAACATCATCGTCGCGGGCGAGGGTTGGGGCTGCGGCAGCTCGCGCGAGCATGCAGCGTGGGCGCTGAAAGGCGCCGGCGTGCAGGCGATTATTGCGAAGAGTTTTGCCTACATTCACAAACGCAATCTCGTCAACGAGGCTATTCCGTTTCTCATTGTACGCGATGAGAATTTTTATGCCGCCATCAAAGACGGCGAGGCGCTGGAAGTCGATTTCGTCAACGGCACGGTTACGCATCGCGGCAAAATTTATCACGGCGAAAAGTTGCCGCCGGTGATGACCGGCATTATGGAACATGGCGGGCTGGTTCCGCACGTGCGCAAGGAGTTGGCCGAGGCCGCATAAGAAGAAAAAATAAAAGGAAATAGCGCTTGAAATTTGCGGAAAATTTTATTATACTGAAACTCTTGGAGAAGAAAATGCGTGAAGTTTTCCTTTTAACATTGTTCATCTTTGCCTTTGGCGTCGGACTGTTTATTTTTGCGATGATTCAAGTTCGCAAATTTCGCCGCTCGCAAGGCAAGTAGTTGGAAAGCGAAAGGAATCTTTTAAAACCGTGAGACTCGCATCAGGTGGACAGGACATAGATTCAGTGATCGACGTTTTGATTGTCGGCGCCGGCCCGGTTGGCCTGGCTTGTGCGATTGAAGCCAAGCGCAAGGGGCTGTCGCATTTGATTCTTGAAAAAGGCTGTCTGACCAATTCGATTTTTCGCTGCCCGATCAACGTGCGTTTTTTTTCCACGCCGGAGCTTTTGTCAATCGGCGATATTCCTTTCATCATCACCGACACCAAGCCGTCGCGGCAGGATTTGCTCAACTACTATCGTGGCGTGAGCGAGCACTACAAGCTCGATATTCATTTCGACGAGCGCGTGGATGAGATCAAAGCTGGCAAGTTTTTTTTTGAGGTCACCAGCGCGAAGCAAAAATACCAGGCGCGACACGTGGTCATCGCCACGGGCTTTTATGACAATCCCAATTTTCTCAATATCCCCGGCGAAGAACTGCCGAAAGTCTCACATTATTACACCGAGCCGTTTCCTTTTTATCGCCGCAAAGTGGCCGTCATCGGTGCGAAAAGCTCGGCGGTGGAGGCGGCGCTCGATCTGTATCGCCACGGCGCCG contains these protein-coding regions:
- a CDS encoding YpdA family putative bacillithiol disulfide reductase; the protein is MRLASGGQDIDSVIDVLIVGAGPVGLACAIEAKRKGLSHLILEKGCLTNSIFRCPINVRFFSTPELLSIGDIPFIITDTKPSRQDLLNYYRGVSEHYKLDIHFDERVDEIKAGKFFFEVTSAKQKYQARHVVIATGFYDNPNFLNIPGEELPKVSHYYTEPFPFYRRKVAVIGAKSSAVEAALDLYRHGAEVTLIHRGAEIHPNVKYWLRPDILNRIKEGSIKALFNTRVTRITDDAVFVKNSEGNEQRLENDYVFAMTGYHPDFEFVQRAGVKIDEVNQKICYNPETFETNVPNLYIAGVVAASKGGENIFIENGREHVKKVVRDILEKESQREEKRTTRFAFAGE